A stretch of the Candidatus Cetobacterium colombiensis genome encodes the following:
- a CDS encoding 1-deoxy-D-xylulose-5-phosphate synthase, with amino-acid sequence MELKILNKINEPKDLKNLTVEDMKKLAGEIREVLLEKVSQDGGHLGPNLGMVEATIAMHYTFNSPIDKFVFDVSHQTYTHKILTGRKEAFINPEKYDTVTGFTNPKESEHDFFTIGHTSTGVSLASGLAKGRDILGGEENILAVVGDGSLSGGEAYEGLDNAAISKSNIIILVNDNDIAITENAGGLYENLALLRETEGKAENNIFKALGFDYYFVKDGNDIKSMIDIFEKVKDVNHPVLIHMYTLKGKGYEPAVENEEKFHWTRPFDLETGEVLGKLPESYLDIIDNFLIEKAKNDKKIVAITAATPSTVGLNKFRKVLKNQYINVGIAEEHAVAFASGIAKRKAKPVASFFSSFIQRCYDQLSQDLAINDNPATILVCGGGISGNAETHLSVFDIPLISNIPNIVYLAPTSQEELEAMMDWAIDQEKYPVIIRIPTGKVVSTGVKIKSNFYDLNKFVLDKKGEKIAIIGLGTFYSLGETVREKLIEKGFNPTLINPRFISGIDGELLEELMKNHELVITLEDGILDGGFGGKIARYYSDKPMKVLNFGAQKVFTDNVPLEELYKRYELMPEQIVEKIEKEL; translated from the coding sequence ATGGAGCTTAAAATATTAAATAAAATTAATGAACCTAAGGATTTAAAAAACTTAACAGTGGAAGATATGAAGAAATTAGCTGGTGAAATTAGAGAAGTTTTGCTTGAAAAGGTTAGCCAAGATGGAGGACATTTAGGTCCTAATTTAGGAATGGTTGAAGCTACAATTGCGATGCATTACACATTTAATTCTCCTATAGATAAATTTGTATTTGATGTATCACACCAAACATATACTCATAAAATTCTTACTGGAAGAAAAGAAGCTTTTATAAATCCAGAAAAATATGACACAGTAACAGGATTTACAAATCCTAAAGAAAGTGAACATGACTTTTTTACAATTGGTCATACTTCTACTGGAGTTAGTTTAGCTTCAGGTTTAGCAAAAGGAAGAGATATTTTAGGAGGAGAAGAAAATATCCTAGCAGTTGTTGGAGATGGATCTCTTAGTGGAGGTGAAGCTTACGAAGGATTAGATAATGCTGCAATATCTAAAAGTAATATAATTATACTTGTAAATGATAATGATATAGCTATAACAGAAAATGCTGGTGGATTATATGAAAATCTTGCCCTATTAAGAGAAACAGAAGGAAAAGCAGAAAATAATATTTTTAAAGCTTTAGGGTTTGATTATTATTTTGTAAAAGATGGAAATGATATAAAATCAATGATTGATATATTTGAAAAAGTTAAAGATGTAAATCATCCAGTTTTAATTCATATGTATACTTTAAAAGGAAAAGGATATGAACCTGCGGTGGAAAATGAAGAGAAATTTCATTGGACAAGACCATTTGATTTAGAAACAGGAGAAGTTTTAGGAAAATTACCAGAAAGTTATCTAGATATTATTGATAATTTTTTAATTGAAAAAGCTAAAAATGATAAAAAGATAGTGGCAATAACAGCAGCTACTCCAAGTACAGTAGGGTTAAATAAATTTAGAAAAGTATTAAAAAATCAATATATAAATGTGGGGATTGCTGAAGAGCATGCAGTTGCTTTTGCTTCGGGAATTGCCAAAAGAAAAGCAAAACCAGTGGCATCATTTTTTAGTTCATTTATCCAAAGATGTTACGATCAACTTTCACAGGATTTAGCAATAAACGATAATCCTGCAACAATTCTTGTTTGTGGAGGAGGAATAAGTGGAAATGCAGAAACACATCTATCTGTTTTTGATATACCATTAATTTCAAATATTCCTAATATAGTTTACCTTGCTCCAACAAGTCAAGAGGAGTTAGAGGCGATGATGGATTGGGCTATAGATCAAGAAAAATATCCAGTAATTATTCGTATTCCAACAGGAAAAGTTGTCTCTACAGGAGTTAAAATAAAATCTAATTTCTATGATTTAAATAAATTTGTTTTAGATAAAAAGGGTGAAAAAATAGCAATTATTGGTCTTGGAACTTTTTACTCTTTAGGAGAAACAGTTAGAGAAAAATTAATTGAAAAAGGTTTTAATCCAACACTTATAAATCCAAGATTTATAAGTGGAATAGATGGTGAACTTTTAGAGGAATTAATGAAAAATCATGAGTTAGTAATAACTTTAGAAGATGGAATTTTAGATGGTGGTTTTGGTGGGAAAATAGCAAGATATTATTCTGATAAACCTATGAAAGTTTTAAATTTTGGTGCTCAGAAAGTTTTTACAGATAATGTTCCTTTGGAAGAACTTTATAAGCGTTATGAATTAATGCCAGAACAGATTGTAGAAAAAATTGAGAAAGAGTTATAA
- a CDS encoding ADP-ribosylglycohydrolase family protein — translation MKLEIIKNMIRGSFGADAFALGYHWTYDPNLNYQTITKNGLNYISPLAKKYHSRGKGELSLYGDQNLALLESMTLNKKFLPKEFYKIWKGIWKPDYNEWIDQATRVTLEIGRGSSSNDLSPVGRISPLFLEENLDIKKLDKNIEDYIKITHDSIEVIEFGKFIGNLIVKLSEEKLDDLQLFNHLNSVKKKYPNIEKYIDIAMEIQDKAPEDVINIPFPTSCEIDASGPLTIYLFLKFRKNYEELFEWNAIFDGDTCSRASILAMLLCVQGIYPEFIKNWFQLLKRKDEIEEYINKF, via the coding sequence ATGAAATTAGAAATAATTAAAAATATGATAAGAGGTAGTTTTGGAGCAGATGCTTTTGCATTGGGATATCACTGGACTTATGACCCAAACTTAAATTATCAAACAATAACTAAAAATGGATTAAATTATATATCACCATTGGCAAAAAAATATCATAGTAGAGGAAAAGGGGAGTTAAGTTTATATGGAGATCAAAATTTAGCTCTTTTAGAATCGATGACATTAAATAAAAAATTTTTACCGAAAGAATTTTATAAAATTTGGAAAGGTATTTGGAAACCTGATTATAATGAGTGGATAGACCAAGCTACAAGAGTAACCTTAGAAATAGGAAGAGGCTCAAGTTCTAATGACTTATCACCAGTGGGAAGAATTTCACCTTTATTTTTAGAAGAGAATTTAGATATTAAAAAATTGGATAAAAATATAGAGGATTACATAAAAATAACTCACGATAGTATTGAAGTCATAGAGTTTGGAAAATTTATTGGAAATTTAATTGTAAAATTAAGTGAAGAAAAATTAGATGACTTACAACTTTTCAATCATTTAAATTCTGTGAAAAAAAAGTATCCTAATATTGAAAAGTATATTGATATAGCTATGGAGATTCAAGATAAAGCTCCTGAGGATGTTATAAATATACCTTTTCCAACATCTTGTGAGATAGATGCATCAGGACCGTTAACAATTTATTTATTTTTAAAATTTAGAAAAAATTATGAAGAGTTATTTGAATGGAATGCAATTTTTGATGGAGATACTTGTTCAAGAGCTTCAATACTTGCAATGCTTCTTTGTGTTCAAGGTATTTATCCAGAATTTATAAAAAATTGGTTTCAACTTTTAAAAAGAAAAGATGAAATTGAAGAGTATATAAATAAGTTTTAA
- the gltS gene encoding sodium/glutamate symporter, whose amino-acid sequence MFEYQFNMAETLATAVILLLIGRWVKKKVYFFEKFFIPAPVIGGVIFSIFTLIGRLTGTFTFSFDGALKDLLMIAFFTTIGFLASLKLLKKGGIQVFIFLCVASLLVIIQNLVGVTLAKFFGLNPLIGIAAGSVPLTGGHGTSGAFGPVLEAAGASGAMSVAIASATFGLVAGCMIGGPVAKRLMQRYGLVGHKEEEFLIPEENSEKVVKEQITEENLFHAIVYIVISMGIGGLLIPLSKKIGVVLPAYIGPMLIAAIIRNVIDSKDTELPLHTINVVGNIALQLFLAMALMSMKLWELAALAIPLVVILLVQTIVMALYAYFVTFRIMGKDYDAAVLASGHCGFGMGATPNAMANMESFTAVNGPSPTAFFVLPLVGALFIDFTNASLITVFINMFGK is encoded by the coding sequence ATGTTTGAATATCAATTTAATATGGCAGAAACTTTGGCGACGGCTGTTATTTTATTGTTAATTGGAAGATGGGTAAAAAAGAAAGTTTATTTCTTTGAAAAGTTTTTTATTCCAGCACCAGTAATTGGCGGAGTTATATTTTCTATATTCACTCTAATAGGTAGATTGACTGGAACATTTACATTCTCTTTTGATGGAGCATTAAAAGATTTACTAATGATTGCATTTTTTACAACAATTGGATTCTTAGCAAGTTTAAAATTATTAAAAAAAGGTGGAATACAGGTATTTATTTTTTTATGTGTAGCTAGCTTATTAGTAATAATTCAAAATCTTGTAGGAGTGACATTAGCTAAATTCTTTGGTTTAAATCCATTGATTGGAATAGCTGCTGGATCAGTACCACTAACAGGTGGACATGGAACTTCTGGAGCATTTGGACCAGTTTTAGAGGCTGCTGGAGCATCTGGAGCAATGTCTGTTGCAATAGCTTCAGCTACATTTGGATTAGTTGCAGGATGTATGATTGGAGGTCCAGTTGCAAAAAGATTGATGCAGCGTTATGGATTAGTTGGTCATAAGGAAGAGGAGTTTTTAATACCAGAAGAAAATAGTGAAAAGGTTGTAAAGGAACAAATAACAGAGGAGAATTTATTTCACGCTATTGTATACATAGTTATTTCTATGGGAATTGGTGGATTATTAATACCATTATCTAAAAAAATTGGAGTAGTTTTACCAGCTTATATTGGGCCGATGTTAATTGCCGCAATAATAAGAAATGTTATTGATAGTAAGGATACTGAATTACCTTTACACACAATAAATGTAGTTGGAAATATAGCTTTACAGTTATTTTTAGCAATGGCTTTAATGTCAATGAAATTGTGGGAGTTAGCAGCACTTGCAATACCGCTAGTTGTAATTTTATTAGTTCAAACAATTGTAATGGCTTTATATGCTTACTTTGTAACATTTAGAATTATGGGTAAAGATTACGATGCAGCAGTTTTAGCATCTGGACATTGCGGATTTGGAATGGGAGCAACTCCAAATGCAATGGCAAATATGGAGTCTTTTACCGCTGTAAATGGACCATCTCCAACAGCATTCTTTGTTTTACCACTAGTTGGAGCATTATTTATAGATTTTACAAACGCATCACTAATAACAGTTTTTATAAATATGTTTGGAAAATAA
- the murI gene encoding glutamate racemase produces the protein MKIGIFDSGVGGLSVLKEIKEKINFADIIYYGDSFNSPYGSKSIKEIQKLCLKIGEFLIDNRVDVIVIACNTATAAALETLKERFTSVPIIGVVTPGAKMAIKQSKNKKIGVLSTPFTAKSDIYKNVIKNLNSKYEVYQEGCDLLCPMIERGWESNEKNKGLLKSYIDRLPQDIDTLILGCTHYPLIRGEIESLVNKKIVDPAEETAMHVLFELNKLALKTGIKKIRRDKINVDYFITGSLEKFKEVGEKFLGECLVNIYQPLID, from the coding sequence GTGAAGATAGGTATTTTTGATTCTGGAGTTGGAGGATTAAGTGTATTAAAAGAGATTAAAGAAAAAATAAATTTTGCGGATATAATTTACTATGGAGATAGCTTTAATTCACCGTATGGAAGTAAAAGTATAAAAGAGATTCAAAAATTATGTTTAAAAATTGGTGAGTTTTTAATAGATAATAGAGTTGATGTTATTGTTATTGCTTGTAATACGGCAACAGCAGCAGCTTTAGAAACTTTAAAAGAAAGATTTACAAGTGTTCCAATAATAGGAGTTGTAACTCCTGGAGCAAAGATGGCTATAAAGCAGAGTAAAAATAAAAAAATAGGGGTGTTATCAACACCCTTTACTGCAAAAAGTGATATTTATAAAAATGTTATAAAGAATTTAAATTCAAAATATGAAGTGTATCAAGAGGGATGTGATTTACTTTGTCCAATGATTGAAAGAGGTTGGGAAAGTAATGAAAAAAATAAAGGGTTATTAAAATCATATATTGATAGATTACCTCAAGATATAGACACTTTAATTTTAGGATGTACCCACTATCCATTAATAAGAGGTGAGATAGAGAGTTTAGTAAATAAAAAGATAGTTGATCCAGCAGAAGAAACAGCTATGCATGTGTTGTTTGAGCTAAATAAATTAGCTCTAAAAACAGGAATAAAAAAGATTCGAAGAGATAAAATAAATGTAGATTACTTTATAACAGGAAGTTTAGAAAAGTTTAAAGAGGTTGGTGAAAAGTTTTTAGGTGAATGTTTAGTTAATATTTATCAACCTTTAATAGATTAA